The genomic region AGGCGACGGAGTTTGCGATGCATGTTAAGGGCTTAGAGGTAAGTGCCTATGACTGCCACGCAGCACCGGGAATGGCGCTGGCATTCTCCACAAGCCCCATTGGTGCTCATCATAAGGATGCCTGGTTAATATCCTGGGAGGTTCAAAGGGGTAGGTTTGACTATACCAGGGAGAAGGTTGAGAAATTGATCGAGATGCAGGACATTAGGGGCGGTTTATTCGAGACCATAGTGACGTGTAGGTTCCCATGGGTTGAGGTGGGGCTTGAGCTTGATTGGTACTTCCGCCTGTTCAAGGCTGCCACGGGCATGGACATGAACATGGAGATACTAAGCACCATAAATAATAGGATTTATACATTAATTAGGGCGTTCTGGATTAGGGAGTATGGTCATTGGGATAGGGCCTATGACACACCACCTGCTAAGTGGTTTAAGAGACCGTTGAGTAAAGGTCCGCTTAAGGGTGCTAAGCTTGATCATGATGGTTATCAGAGAATGCTTAGTTGGTACTATGAATTGAGGGGTTGGGATGAGAGGGGTATACCGAGGAAGGATACCCTGAGGCGCCTGGGGCTTGAATTCGTTATCCCGCAACTCGAGACTAAGGTCAACCTTAATTAAATGAATATTAATAATGAAATAAATTTATATAATGACTAATTTACAATTGATATATAATGAGTAACGAGTGCCGTTTACCTTTATTTGTGGATTGCAAGGAGGTCGACGATAGCATCAAATGCCCTGGCGATAGTGGCTACAGCGTAATACCGCTGTTTGGTAAGAGGGTTAGAGTTCGTAAGGACTCGGCGCCAATAAAGTTAATGGGGTGCCTAGATGAATTAACGAACATAGCCAATAATGCTAGGCTCAACTTTAATGATAATGCAGTAAGTAGGATAGCGGCTATCGTTATGGCCCTCTCCATGCAGTTAAATGCTTACCTCGTTCAGGGCAGTGATGATAGGTTAACTAGGGTTAAAAATGTCGAGGACTTATTAATGGCTAAGGTTGCTGAGCTATGCCGTGGATTTAAAGGGCCGCTTGGCTGGATAATAGCTACTACGCCCGAACTTCAAGCCCTCGATACAATGAGGGTTAAGTTGAGGGAATGTGGTAGAATTGCCGCTTCGATGCTTGATGACTACCCACTATCATCAAACATAATTGGTGTTATGAATCATGCCGATAAGTTAGTTGCCCAGGCCATGTACTGCATGGGTGGTCGTGTGTTTAAGTCTGTCGATGATGCCGTGAATTACTTACTAAGTAATGCCACGGGATAAAGACAGATTTATTAGTTAATAATTAATTGTAATTTATTAATGGAGAGTACGGATAAGATTAAGGAAAAGTATGATGAGTGGGTTAGAGAATTCCTATTACCGACCCTTAGGAAATTACCTGAATGGAGAAAATTCGTAACATCATTTGGGGTTGATGTGAAGCCGCTGTACACGCCACTCGACATTAAGGGCGAATACCTGGACAAGCTGGGATTTCCAGGCGAGTACCCATTCACCAGGGGTATATACCCAAGCATGTATAGGTCAAGGCTATGGACGTTTAGGGAGTACTCAGGCTTTGGATCGCCAGAAGATACGAATAGGAGGTATAAATTCCTCATATCGCAGGGGCAGACTGGCTTAAGCGTGGCCTTCGACTTACCGACGCAATTAGGTCTTGACCCTGACCATGAGCTCGCATATCCTGAGGTGGGTAAGGTCGGTGTTTCAGTTCCTGAGGTCGTTTCCATGTCTATCCTCTTTGATGGTATTGATATCGGTAAAATAACGACCTCATTCACCATAAATGCCACGGCTGCGGAGATCTTGTCCATGTACATAACGGTTGCTGAGAGTAGGGGTATTGATAAGGCTGTGCTTGATGGTACGATACAGAACGACATACTCAAGGAATTCATAGCCAGGAACCTATACATATACCCACCGTTACACTCAATGAGGTACGCAACAGACATAATAGCCTATACATCAAAGAACCTGCCCAAGTGGCATCCAATAAGCATCAGTGGCTATCACTTCAGGGAGGCTGGGGCCACGGCAGTCCAGGAACTAGCCTTTACGCTGGCTGATGCCATTGAATACACTAATTGGGTGATAAATAGGTGGAAGATGAATGTTGATGACTTCGCGCCCGGCTTATCCTTCTTCTTCGCAGCAACGACAAACCTCTTTGAGGAGGTTGCAAAGTTTAGAGCTGCTCGTAGGCTTTATGCGAGGATTATGAAGGAGAGGTTTGGTGTCAAAAAGCCTGAGTCAATGAGGATGAAGTTCCACGTACAAACGTCGGGGGCCGCATTAACAGCTCAGCAACCCGAGGTTAACATTATTAGGACTACGATACAGGCATTAGCCGCCGTACTCGGTGGTGCCCAATCACTCCATGTTAATGCCTATGATGAGGCGTTGGCGTTGCCTACGGAGAAGTCCGTGAAGTTAGCATTGAGGGTTCAGCAGGTGATAGCGTATGAGAGTGGTGTAGTTGATTCGATAGATCCGCTGGGTGGTTCGTACTATATTGAGTGGCTCACCGACACAATCGAAGAGGAAGTCATGAAAATAATTGACTATATTGACAGGCTTGGTGGTATGACGAAGGCCGTGGAGATTGGCTACCCACAGAGGGCTATTGCCGAATCGGCATATCAATATCAGAGGATGGTTGAGGAGGGTAAAATAGCCGTGATTGGGGTCAACATGTTTAGGGAAGAGGAGGAACTGCACATAGAGCTTCATAGGGTGGACCCAGTGTCTAGGGAGAGGAGCATTAAGCGTGTTAGGGAGGTTAGGGAGAGCCGTGATAAGGAGGCTTGGGAGAGGGCGCTCAATGAGTTGAGGAGGGTGGCTGATAGGGAGGATGAGAATGTGTTCCCATACATACTGAATGCGGTTAAGGCTAAGGCAACCGTCGGTGAGATATCGGGTGTGTTACGTGATGTTTGGGGTGAGTATAAACCACCATCTATTTACTAAGGAAAAGATTTTTAGGGTATGATGCATGGTTAGTGATGAAGTATGCCTAAGCCTAAGATAATCATTGCAAAGCTTGGCCTTGATGGGCATGACAGGGGTGCTAAGGTTGTTGCTAGGGCATTAGCCGAGGCAGGCTTTGAGGTTGTTTACACGGGTATTCGGCAAACGCCTAGCCAGGTTGTTGAGACGGCAATTCAGGAGGATGCCAAGCTAATAGGCATTAGTATATTGTCTGGCTCGCACATGGAGCTTGTGGGTGAGTTGATGAGGATAATGAAGGAGAGGGGTTTAAACATTCCCGTACTGGTTGGTGGGATAATACCCCCTGAGGATAGGGATGCATTGCTTAAGATGGGTGTAGCCGGTGTTTATGGTCCTGGTACACCACTTAGGGAGATCATTGAGATAGTTAAGAAGCTCGTAGGTGCTCAGCAATGAGCATTAATGAATTACTTGAAAGGGCACGTAATTGGGATAAGGCAGCCATTGCCAGGTTAATAACGTTGGCTGAGGAGGGTGTTGAGATACCATTAAACATACAACGTAGGAGTCATGTAATTGGCATAACTGGACCGCCAGGTTCAGGTAAGAGTACATTAATATATACAATGGCTAGGAGGATACCTCAGGATAAGAGAGTTGCGATCCTCACGATTGATCCATCGAGTCCATTTACAGGAGGTTCTTTCATGGGTAATAGAATTAGGATGCAGGAACTCACCTCGAGACCTAACATATACATTAGGAGTATGGCGACCAGGGGTATTCGTGGAGGACTTAACTATGCAACGATAGCCGCGGTGAACATACTAGAGTATGCCAGCGCGGATTACATATTTATTGAGACCGTCGGTGCTGGGCAATCGGATACTGACGTTAAGTACGTAGCCGACACAATACTTGTCCTGGTACCACCACTCTCTGGCGATGAGATTCAAGCCCTCAAGAGTGGTCTTATGGAGATTGGGGATATATACGTTGTTTCAAAGTCTGACAATCAAGCATCAGAGTCTACGTATAGGGATTTGCTGGCTATGGTTGACATGATGAGGGAGGTTAAGGGTGATTCCTGGAAGCCAGCCGTGATTAAGGTGTCGGGTTTATATGGTTATGGCGTTGATGAGCTTCTCAAGCTCATTGATGATAGGTTTAGGGTGTTGGTTGGCAATGGTAAATTGAATGAATCCCTAACCAGCAGGAGATTGCTTGAAATGAGACTTTATGCCTATGACATACTTGAGAAGAGACTTAACGAGAGTAAGGAGCTTGAAAATGAGGTTGTTAATGGTAAATTGTCGCCGCAGGAAGCGGCGAGGAGGTTGTTGGGTATGGAGATGCCGAGGCTCGATCACGTAGCAGTCGCGGTTAAGGACCTTAACAGTGCTGTTGAAAAGTTCAGGAAGTTGGGGCTTAGGGTTAGTGATCCGATAATTGTTGAGGAGCAGGGGGTTAAGGTCGTAATGGTGTGGCTTGGTAATACGAGGATTGAATTACTTGAAACACTTAATCCAGGTTCGACAGTGGCTAAGTTCCTTGAGAGTAGGGGTGAGGGTATTCATCACATAGCCCTTGAGGTTAATGACCTGGAGGAATTCATCAAGAGAGTGCAGGAGGCTGGCCTTGTACTAACCGGTAAGCCAAGTAGGGGTGCTGAGGGCATTGTTACGTTCATACACCCAAAGAGTCTCAATGGTGTTCTTCTCGAATTAGTTCAACGTGAGGCCTCCAATGAGTGATCTTTAAATAATCTAAGGTGCAGGCTCAGCTTGCGTGAAAAAGAGTAGGTCATTTGAGCGTGGCTACACAATCGTGTTTAGAGGAGGAGATTCAATAAAGTATTCATTGATACTGCTCATTATCGTAATTCCCTACCTAATGAGTCTATACGTACGTGAAACAATAATTGTATACCTCAAATCGTTGGTTATTTATGGTGTAATGTTCCTATCAGTACTCATAACCCTTAGGGCTATGGTCTTCATACAGTCATACAGGGGCTTCGGCACGACACTATCGTTATTTAGTACGGCACTTGCGGTCATTATCGACCTACTAATAACATTGGTTACCCATAAATTTGTGGTTGGTTTTGGCGCGTTATCCTTCGTCTTGCCGTTAAGTGCCATGATAATGGTATTAAGGGGTCTTGAGCATAATGGGAACTCCATGAAGAAATACATACTATACCCACTATATACCCTGCCAAGTATATTACTTATTCAATTAATTTCATACTTCCTAATTGGCACGATAAGCCCTATGAAGTACGTAATTTTAGATCTAACGTTTTACGTATTCTCCTTCCTATTCATTTACTACGTGATTTTTAAGTTCGAGGCATCATATGGAGGTGTCGATATACTCAGGTTGTTTAGTTCATACTTATACACAGCCCTCTTTGAGTATTCAGAGCCATTTGAGAGGGAATTGAGTAAGAGGTCTGTGATTAGGGACGTTAAAGTTCACCTATTCATGCTCAATAACAACAACAATACTTATCCAGTCACAATACCCGAGCTTCATGCCGGCCCAATAGCTAAAGTTGGCGGTGGTTATTTAATTAGCGACCTCGTCAGCGAACTAAGCCGTTACGTTAACCCGGTGGTTTACATGCACGGTGTTGGCAGTCACGAGTTAGACCCGGCAACTAGGGTTGATGTGCGTAGGGTAGTTAGGGCGGTGGCTAATAAGGTTAGGGAATATCTGAATGGGCAATATGTAAGTAATGAATGTGCTGGTAAAATGCCTATCCAGGTACAGAGCCGTAATTTCAGGATAACCCATATACCACTTTGTGAAAAATCCATCATAATTATTAGTAGGCTCGTTAAGTCTAGCGATGACATTCCTCTCAACGTTTATGAGGAGCTGAAAAAGAGAGTAAAACTTGATTGGGATAATGTAATCCTGGTAGATGCCCAGAATTATTACTCAGATGATAATACATGGGATGAAAACGACATTAATGAATTAGCGTCACTGCTAAGCAAAATTGGGGAGTTAGAGGATCAAAGGCTTGAGATTAAGTCGTGCGTGAGCCACGTGCCTAAGTACGCCTTTGGCCCAATACAGTTTGAGATTGGTGATAATGGTTTAATAACGTGGGGCTTAGACATAAATGGTAAGAAGGTCCTACTGGTTATATTTGATGGTAATAATTTAAGGAGAGAGTTGGCTGACGCTATAATTAATGAATTTAGGAATGGTTTTGATATTGTTGAGGTATTAACAACGGATAATCATCAATATACGGGCATAGCCAGGTTCACGAGGAGTAGGGGGTATAAGATAGTTGGTGATTCAATAAGTCACGAGTTAATAATGAGGAATGTGAGGAGGAGTGTTAAACGTTGTCTCAATAACCTGGCAATGACCCGTGTAAGGTACTACCCAGTCATTGTTGAGGGTATTAGGTTGATAGGCGATTCATTTAATAACATGGTAAGGGCTGCGGAGAGAGGTGTCATGGATTGGAAGAAGCACTTCATAGTATTGATAGTATTACCGATACTGACGATGATAATCCTAGGGGTAGTACTCGGTATTCTTTAGCATTTAATAGATACAAAAGGTTTAATAGAGAGGTCTACGTGATTACTCAGGAAGGGATATGGGTTCCGAGGACCTAAAAAGACAGGCAATAAGAGCCCACATAGCTGGGCTTATAACGAGGCTGGAGAATTGGGTTAAGGACCAGAAGAGGTTCATGGATGAGTTGCAGAAGTACGGTGATTACATAGTCACCCAGGATAGACTCTCACTACTACTGTCAGCGCAGGCAATGCTTTACTACATAGAGAGGACTCTCAAGGACTTTGAGTCCTGGCTTAACAACCCAATGATAACCTCGATAATGCCCATAGACATGTTGAAGGAGTTAGAGGAGAGGCTTAGGGATATAGCCATCGAATTCGTTAAGCTCGATATAGACCACACGAGTAGGTACGTGGACATACTCAGGAAGATGGAG from Vulcanisaeta distributa DSM 14429 harbors:
- a CDS encoding acyl-CoA mutase large subunit family protein, coding for MESTDKIKEKYDEWVREFLLPTLRKLPEWRKFVTSFGVDVKPLYTPLDIKGEYLDKLGFPGEYPFTRGIYPSMYRSRLWTFREYSGFGSPEDTNRRYKFLISQGQTGLSVAFDLPTQLGLDPDHELAYPEVGKVGVSVPEVVSMSILFDGIDIGKITTSFTINATAAEILSMYITVAESRGIDKAVLDGTIQNDILKEFIARNLYIYPPLHSMRYATDIIAYTSKNLPKWHPISISGYHFREAGATAVQELAFTLADAIEYTNWVINRWKMNVDDFAPGLSFFFAATTNLFEEVAKFRAARRLYARIMKERFGVKKPESMRMKFHVQTSGAALTAQQPEVNIIRTTIQALAAVLGGAQSLHVNAYDEALALPTEKSVKLALRVQQVIAYESGVVDSIDPLGGSYYIEWLTDTIEEEVMKIIDYIDRLGGMTKAVEIGYPQRAIAESAYQYQRMVEEGKIAVIGVNMFREEEELHIELHRVDPVSRERSIKRVREVRESRDKEAWERALNELRRVADREDENVFPYILNAVKAKATVGEISGVLRDVWGEYKPPSIY
- a CDS encoding cobalamin B12-binding domain-containing protein encodes the protein MPKPKIIIAKLGLDGHDRGAKVVARALAEAGFEVVYTGIRQTPSQVVETAIQEDAKLIGISILSGSHMELVGELMRIMKERGLNIPVLVGGIIPPEDRDALLKMGVAGVYGPGTPLREIIEIVKKLVGAQQ
- the meaB gene encoding methylmalonyl Co-A mutase-associated GTPase MeaB, with the translated sequence MSINELLERARNWDKAAIARLITLAEEGVEIPLNIQRRSHVIGITGPPGSGKSTLIYTMARRIPQDKRVAILTIDPSSPFTGGSFMGNRIRMQELTSRPNIYIRSMATRGIRGGLNYATIAAVNILEYASADYIFIETVGAGQSDTDVKYVADTILVLVPPLSGDEIQALKSGLMEIGDIYVVSKSDNQASESTYRDLLAMVDMMREVKGDSWKPAVIKVSGLYGYGVDELLKLIDDRFRVLVGNGKLNESLTSRRLLEMRLYAYDILEKRLNESKELENEVVNGKLSPQEAARRLLGMEMPRLDHVAVAVKDLNSAVEKFRKLGLRVSDPIIVEEQGVKVVMVWLGNTRIELLETLNPGSTVAKFLESRGEGIHHIALEVNDLEEFIKRVQEAGLVLTGKPSRGAEGIVTFIHPKSLNGVLLELVQREASNE
- a CDS encoding DUF2070 family protein; this translates as MKKSRSFERGYTIVFRGGDSIKYSLILLIIVIPYLMSLYVRETIIVYLKSLVIYGVMFLSVLITLRAMVFIQSYRGFGTTLSLFSTALAVIIDLLITLVTHKFVVGFGALSFVLPLSAMIMVLRGLEHNGNSMKKYILYPLYTLPSILLIQLISYFLIGTISPMKYVILDLTFYVFSFLFIYYVIFKFEASYGGVDILRLFSSYLYTALFEYSEPFERELSKRSVIRDVKVHLFMLNNNNNTYPVTIPELHAGPIAKVGGGYLISDLVSELSRYVNPVVYMHGVGSHELDPATRVDVRRVVRAVANKVREYLNGQYVSNECAGKMPIQVQSRNFRITHIPLCEKSIIIISRLVKSSDDIPLNVYEELKKRVKLDWDNVILVDAQNYYSDDNTWDENDINELASLLSKIGELEDQRLEIKSCVSHVPKYAFGPIQFEIGDNGLITWGLDINGKKVLLVIFDGNNLRRELADAIINEFRNGFDIVEVLTTDNHQYTGIARFTRSRGYKIVGDSISHELIMRNVRRSVKRCLNNLAMTRVRYYPVIVEGIRLIGDSFNNMVRAAERGVMDWKKHFIVLIVLPILTMIILGVVLGIL
- a CDS encoding DUF2153 family protein, with amino-acid sequence MGSEDLKRQAIRAHIAGLITRLENWVKDQKRFMDELQKYGDYIVTQDRLSLLLSAQAMLYYIERTLKDFESWLNNPMITSIMPIDMLKELEERLRDIAIEFVKLDIDHTSRYVDILRKMENENEIPDILRLYIEQRGIVPQRGQQGEQGEVPRFM